In one window of Aphidius gifuensis isolate YNYX2018 linkage group LG4, ASM1490517v1, whole genome shotgun sequence DNA:
- the LOC122854859 gene encoding protein ARV1 encodes MYSCINCDAEVEELYRRYSPSVLKVLKCKRCGNLADKYIEYDPVIVLVDLVLLEKPAYRHLLYNSNFQSYWKLMIVLLLSETFRVWPTSDSSKNFDSNDFKTTSFEVERSFYILLAYTGISLGAFVVAVIISTEIRWFITGKTPDKYKASHLVRALIVGGCAKLLGLLGLVWQHVAHDSYYGLIHGYTMLYMLTAYSVVCESGRRDSLLGLAAGLLAHKYVSSWLSSFTQELNATSI; translated from the exons atGTATTCATGTATTAATTGTGATGCTGAGGTTGAAGAACTATATCGTCGTTACAGTCCAAGTGTTTTAAAGGTCCTAAAATGt aaaagaTGTGGAAATTTGgctgataaatatatagaatatgATCCTGTAATTGTTTTGGTGGATTTAGTGTTACTTGAAAAACCAGCATACAGACATCTTTTGTATAATAGTAATTTTCAATCATACTGGAAGTTaatgattgttttattattaagtgAAACATTTAGAGTATGGCCAACATctgattcatcaaaaaattttgattcaaatgattttaaaacaaCTAGTTTTGAAGTTGAAcgtagtttttatattttacttgctTATACTGGTATATCACTTGGAGcatttgttgttgctgttattATTAGTACAGAAATAAGATGGTTTATAACTGGTAAAACACCAGATAAATATAAAGCATCACATTTAGTACGTGCACTTATTGTTGGTGGATGTGCTAAATTATTAGGACTATTAGGACTTGTTTGGCAACATGTTGCACATGATTCTTATTATGGTCTTATTCATGGTTACACAATGCTTTATATGTTAACAGCATATTCTG TTGTTTGTGAAAGTGGAAGAAGAGATTCACTTCTTGGTTTAGCAGCTGGATTATTGGCTCATAAATATGTATCCTCTTGGTTATCATCATTCACACAAGAGCTCAATGCTACATCAATTTAA
- the LOC122854857 gene encoding WD repeat-containing protein 37 isoform X1: MPHDLSVSTGTKTSAKVKRLSIPRVQSTTDNELQSQMSQSGSTPLQPLSLYCLSFRSDLEQSAIPSTVQTRLLDLFQQIQKEFELVCMENITLQEKVDGLSEKLDKECHSSGERYLLPNDNADYTEKSQFKQKGTSLPVSSQKVKASNKLKAQTSKIVSSFKNPVVACSMQRQYSGHKDGIWEISIGRLGQPIIATASADHTARVIATDSGRCLLQYIGHNGSVNSVKFHPTIDLALTSSGDCTAHVWQAAVNWDISKQQETSDDISLDRTSMTATNDDQDEPPTLRTPVRELLGHTGAVMAADWLPGAEQIVTASWDRTANLYDAETGEIIHTLCGHDQELTYVSTHHAQRLCVTSSCDTTFRLWDFREPIHSVSVFQGHTEAVTSAVFTREDKIVSGSDDRSIKVWELRNIRSPLATIRSDSAANRLAVSSTGIIAIPHDNRQIRLFDLCGQRLARLPRTSRQGHRRMVCSVAWSEEPGAECNLYSCGFDRLVLGWSIVPIKET, translated from the exons atgccaCATGATTTGTCGGTGTCTACTGGCACAAAAACCAGTGCTAAAGTTAAACGTTTATCAATTCCTCGAGTTCAAAGCACCACTGACAATGAACTTCAATCACAAATGAGCCAAAGTGGATCAACACCACTTCAACCATTgtcattatattgtttaagTTTTCGTTCTGATCTTGAACAAAGTGCCATACCTTCAACTGTACAAACTCGTTTGTTAGatctttttcaacaaattcaaaAAGAATTTGAATTAGTCTGTATGGAAAATATTACtt TACAAGAAAAGGTTGATGGTTTGAGTGAAAAATTAGACAAAGAATGTCACAGTTCAGGTGAACGTTATTTACTTCCAAATGACAATGCTGATTATACtgaaaaaagtcaatttaaacaaaaag gtACATCATTGCCAGTATCAAGTCAAAAAGTAAAagcatcaaataaattaaaagcacaaacaagtaaaatagtatcaagttttaaaaatccaGTTGTAGCATGTAGTATGCAACGTCAATACAGTGGTCATAAAGATGGAATATGGGAAATTTCAATTGGTCGTTTAGGTCAACCAATAATTGCAACAGCATCAGCAGATCATACAGCACGTGTTATAGCAACAGATAGTGGTCGTTGTTTATTACAATATATTGGACATAATGGATCAGTTAATTCAGTTAAATTTCATCCAACAATTGATCTTGCATTGACATCATCTGGTGATTGTACAGCTCATGTTTGGCAAGCAGCAGTTAATTGGGATATATCAAAACAACAAGAAACATCAGATGATATATCACTTGATCGTACATCAATGACTGCAACAAATGATGATCAAGATGAACCACCAACATTACGTACACCAGTACGTGAATTATTAGGTCATACTGGTGCTGTTATGGCTGCTGATTGGTTACCAGGTGCTGAACAAATTGTAACAGCATCATGGGATCGTACTGCAAATCTTTATGATGCTGAAACTGGTGAAATTATTCATACACTATGTGGACATGATCAAGAACTTACTTATGTATCAACTCATCATGCACAACGTCTTTGTGTTACATCAAGTTGTGATACAACTTTTCGTTTGTGGGATTTTCGTGAACCAATACATTCTGTATCTGTTTTTCAAGGACATACaga AGCTGTTACTTCAGCTGTATTTACAAGAGAAGATAAAATTGTATCTGGTTCAGATGATCGTAGTATTAAAGTTTGGGAATTAAGAAATATAAGAAGTCCATTAGCAACTATTAGAAGTGATAGTGCTGCTAATAGACTTGCTGTTTCAAGTACAGGAATTATTGCAATTCCACATGATAATAGACAAATTAgattatttgatttatgtGGTCAAAGACTTGCACGTCTTCCTCGAACTAGTAGACag ggTCATAGAAGAATGGTTTGCTCAGTGGCTTGGAGTGAAGAGCCTGGAGCtgaatgtaatttatattcttgTGGATTTGATAGACTTGTTCTTGGATGGAGTATTGTTCCAATCAAAGaaacataa
- the LOC122854857 gene encoding WD repeat-containing protein 37 isoform X2, with protein sequence MPHDLSVSTGTKTSAKVKRLSIPRVQSTTDNELQSQMSQSGSTPLQPLSLYCLSFRSDLEQSAIPSTVQTRLLDLFQQIQKEFELVLQEKVDGLSEKLDKECHSSGERYLLPNDNADYTEKSQFKQKGTSLPVSSQKVKASNKLKAQTSKIVSSFKNPVVACSMQRQYSGHKDGIWEISIGRLGQPIIATASADHTARVIATDSGRCLLQYIGHNGSVNSVKFHPTIDLALTSSGDCTAHVWQAAVNWDISKQQETSDDISLDRTSMTATNDDQDEPPTLRTPVRELLGHTGAVMAADWLPGAEQIVTASWDRTANLYDAETGEIIHTLCGHDQELTYVSTHHAQRLCVTSSCDTTFRLWDFREPIHSVSVFQGHTEAVTSAVFTREDKIVSGSDDRSIKVWELRNIRSPLATIRSDSAANRLAVSSTGIIAIPHDNRQIRLFDLCGQRLARLPRTSRQGHRRMVCSVAWSEEPGAECNLYSCGFDRLVLGWSIVPIKET encoded by the exons atgccaCATGATTTGTCGGTGTCTACTGGCACAAAAACCAGTGCTAAAGTTAAACGTTTATCAATTCCTCGAGTTCAAAGCACCACTGACAATGAACTTCAATCACAAATGAGCCAAAGTGGATCAACACCACTTCAACCATTgtcattatattgtttaagTTTTCGTTCTGATCTTGAACAAAGTGCCATACCTTCAACTGTACAAACTCGTTTGTTAGatctttttcaacaaattcaaaAAGAATTTGAATTAGTCT TACAAGAAAAGGTTGATGGTTTGAGTGAAAAATTAGACAAAGAATGTCACAGTTCAGGTGAACGTTATTTACTTCCAAATGACAATGCTGATTATACtgaaaaaagtcaatttaaacaaaaag gtACATCATTGCCAGTATCAAGTCAAAAAGTAAAagcatcaaataaattaaaagcacaaacaagtaaaatagtatcaagttttaaaaatccaGTTGTAGCATGTAGTATGCAACGTCAATACAGTGGTCATAAAGATGGAATATGGGAAATTTCAATTGGTCGTTTAGGTCAACCAATAATTGCAACAGCATCAGCAGATCATACAGCACGTGTTATAGCAACAGATAGTGGTCGTTGTTTATTACAATATATTGGACATAATGGATCAGTTAATTCAGTTAAATTTCATCCAACAATTGATCTTGCATTGACATCATCTGGTGATTGTACAGCTCATGTTTGGCAAGCAGCAGTTAATTGGGATATATCAAAACAACAAGAAACATCAGATGATATATCACTTGATCGTACATCAATGACTGCAACAAATGATGATCAAGATGAACCACCAACATTACGTACACCAGTACGTGAATTATTAGGTCATACTGGTGCTGTTATGGCTGCTGATTGGTTACCAGGTGCTGAACAAATTGTAACAGCATCATGGGATCGTACTGCAAATCTTTATGATGCTGAAACTGGTGAAATTATTCATACACTATGTGGACATGATCAAGAACTTACTTATGTATCAACTCATCATGCACAACGTCTTTGTGTTACATCAAGTTGTGATACAACTTTTCGTTTGTGGGATTTTCGTGAACCAATACATTCTGTATCTGTTTTTCAAGGACATACaga AGCTGTTACTTCAGCTGTATTTACAAGAGAAGATAAAATTGTATCTGGTTCAGATGATCGTAGTATTAAAGTTTGGGAATTAAGAAATATAAGAAGTCCATTAGCAACTATTAGAAGTGATAGTGCTGCTAATAGACTTGCTGTTTCAAGTACAGGAATTATTGCAATTCCACATGATAATAGACAAATTAgattatttgatttatgtGGTCAAAGACTTGCACGTCTTCCTCGAACTAGTAGACag ggTCATAGAAGAATGGTTTGCTCAGTGGCTTGGAGTGAAGAGCCTGGAGCtgaatgtaatttatattcttgTGGATTTGATAGACTTGTTCTTGGATGGAGTATTGTTCCAATCAAAGaaacataa